A window of Pyrobaculum aerophilum str. IM2 contains these coding sequences:
- a CDS encoding serpin family protein, whose product MEFYKRVAVGILGENLVLSPYSVYKAFAMAYAGASGATREELKAVFGFGEDPCVLPAASRGVEEALSAWLQTDFPFKPNYLNKLRCIGAEAKYVDFERDYKSAIAAINKWAEEKTRGLIKDLVPADYPEGWDVRAVLVSALYFKGNWWPDRFQRVGKREFKGAGPADFIALDLSSCGDPSLRGRASSDLTVVELPFNNTEVALYIIMPRDLPSFVKELTYEKLREIISTLPDQVIRVEMPLFKAEFKGSVKQALREMGVVRAFETADFTEMAYRRLYIDDVFHGAYLNADENGVVAAAATAVVFKPVCAKGGGVEVVVDKPFLFVLADRTSGVIYFIGHVVNPSPGFTPT is encoded by the coding sequence GTGGAGTTTTACAAGAGAGTGGCGGTGGGCATACTTGGCGAGAACCTCGTGCTGTCGCCCTACTCTGTCTACAAGGCCTTTGCCATGGCCTACGCCGGAGCCAGCGGCGCCACTAGGGAGGAGCTAAAGGCCGTTTTCGGGTTTGGCGAAGACCCCTGTGTGCTCCCCGCGGCGAGTCGCGGAGTGGAGGAGGCCCTGTCCGCGTGGCTTCAGACGGATTTCCCCTTTAAGCCTAATTATTTAAATAAGTTGAGATGTATCGGGGCCGAGGCTAAGTACGTCGATTTTGAAAGAGATTACAAATCCGCCATTGCGGCTATTAACAAGTGGGCGGAGGAGAAGACGCGGGGGCTAATTAAAGATTTAGTACCAGCCGACTATCCCGAGGGCTGGGACGTACGCGCCGTTTTAGTCTCGGCGTTGTATTTCAAAGGGAATTGGTGGCCCGATAGATTTCAGCGGGTCGGCAAGCGGGAGTTTAAGGGGGCGGGCCCCGCGGATTTCATAGCGCTTGACTTGAGCTCTTGTGGAGATCCCTCGCTCAGAGGCAGGGCGTCTAGCGACCTAACTGTGGTGGAACTCCCCTTTAATAACACAGAGGTGGCGTTGTACATAATAATGCCGAGAGATCTACCCAGTTTTGTAAAAGAGCTGACGTATGAAAAACTGCGGGAAATTATCTCAACGCTTCCCGACCAAGTGATCCGGGTGGAAATGCCGCTGTTTAAAGCGGAGTTCAAGGGGTCTGTAAAACAAGCGCTGAGGGAGATGGGCGTCGTCAGAGCATTTGAGACGGCCGACTTCACGGAGATGGCGTATAGAAGGCTTTATATAGACGACGTCTTTCACGGGGCATATCTCAATGCCGATGAAAACGGAGTTGTGGCCGCGGCGGCGACAGCCGTCGTGTTCAAGCCCGTATGCGCAAAGGGTGGAGGCGTCGAGGTGGTAGTGGACAAGCCTTTTCTCTTCGTCTTGGCTGACAGGACCAGCGGCGTTATTTACTTTATAGGGCATGTGGTAAATCCCTCTCCCGGCTTTACGCCGACTTAA
- a CDS encoding COG1470 family protein, which translates to MRYIWLFLLAVFSAAQGVILTPSVDYLFLGGQWADVPKFPGDVGLYKLSFYLADKHIDVSIALYGCRGVSAEPLRVPSAGPGVFEAVVKVRAEALGISAGCNVLFKSKYLEKSGSLREGMERIEYVDITVPNYPSPQVAAEGVLYLGVKGRVKLRVFDVYHYNGTVEISAAGAKLYGPWRAAGDLVNLTVEVVVAPMDFNAALVVNVRARDALGREVLVTRQIPLEVRPRPTPIVVKRTEWARAGAYNPVGFYIKYPIPVNGTVYLLDSSARLENGEAEIWATVYVPSGGITIPLVIQLDTGAADRFEVFLPAYPIASPLLKISAEPAVLTAGDANRVSLRIEYPEVFEGQVSVSGGAVLGPTPLTFTASDRAVLNLTIIPNPGLVTFEVVVVTPSGNSERRALTLLATQKTPFEISAEPLEVPAGGREVVRISIRPLVNISEALVTFYPASGAVFPQTSVRIYGAAHIDLPLEVPADVLGNVAVGYRISYTLASGISGEYAGTLYLVATQRPALALEVSITPERLTAGSPFYLNVRLYNSGGVETRDVRLNVSGPVKVVRAPSPIGSVPPQNSRDALFTLIADQPGEQEVRVETTYWDRLGRRYTAEKVVKIFVNESATPATTATATPKEDNAPLVYTVLALIAVGVVIVILGVRRHVKRSS; encoded by the coding sequence ATGCGCTATATTTGGCTTTTTCTACTAGCGGTATTTTCAGCGGCGCAGGGGGTTATTTTAACGCCTAGTGTGGACTACTTATTTCTCGGCGGCCAGTGGGCTGACGTGCCCAAATTCCCAGGCGACGTAGGACTTTACAAGCTGTCTTTTTACCTCGCGGACAAGCACATCGACGTCTCAATTGCCTTGTACGGGTGCAGGGGCGTATCCGCCGAGCCGTTGAGAGTTCCCTCCGCCGGCCCGGGGGTTTTTGAGGCGGTGGTTAAGGTAAGGGCGGAGGCCCTCGGGATATCCGCCGGATGTAATGTCTTGTTTAAGTCTAAGTATTTAGAGAAGAGCGGGTCTCTGAGAGAGGGCATGGAGAGGATTGAATACGTCGATATTACAGTTCCCAACTACCCCTCGCCGCAAGTGGCCGCCGAGGGCGTCTTATACCTCGGGGTTAAGGGGAGGGTTAAGCTGAGGGTTTTCGACGTGTACCACTACAACGGCACTGTGGAGATCTCAGCCGCTGGGGCTAAGCTCTACGGCCCCTGGAGGGCCGCCGGCGACTTGGTGAATTTAACCGTAGAGGTCGTGGTGGCGCCTATGGATTTTAACGCGGCGCTTGTTGTTAACGTGAGGGCTAGAGATGCCCTAGGCCGCGAGGTCTTGGTGACGAGGCAAATCCCCCTTGAGGTGAGGCCCAGGCCTACGCCCATTGTGGTCAAGAGGACTGAGTGGGCCAGGGCAGGGGCGTACAACCCAGTCGGCTTTTACATAAAATACCCAATTCCTGTTAACGGGACGGTGTATTTATTGGACAGCTCGGCCCGTTTAGAAAACGGGGAGGCGGAGATATGGGCAACTGTATACGTGCCCAGCGGGGGCATAACCATACCGCTGGTAATTCAGCTGGACACAGGAGCGGCAGACCGGTTTGAAGTCTTCCTCCCCGCCTACCCAATCGCATCCCCGCTTCTTAAAATATCGGCAGAGCCCGCGGTCCTCACGGCGGGGGATGCGAATAGAGTCTCCCTGCGGATCGAGTATCCGGAAGTTTTCGAAGGACAAGTCTCAGTGTCAGGAGGCGCAGTGCTCGGCCCAACTCCGCTCACCTTTACTGCGTCAGACCGGGCGGTTTTAAACCTCACTATAATCCCCAACCCAGGGCTGGTGACTTTTGAAGTAGTAGTGGTAACGCCTAGTGGCAATTCGGAGCGGCGCGCGTTGACCCTATTAGCTACGCAAAAAACGCCGTTTGAAATTTCTGCGGAACCCCTCGAAGTCCCCGCAGGTGGGAGGGAGGTGGTGAGGATTTCCATAAGGCCGTTGGTTAACATCTCCGAGGCCTTAGTCACGTTCTATCCCGCATCAGGCGCCGTCTTCCCCCAGACCTCTGTGCGTATTTACGGCGCCGCTCACATTGACTTGCCGCTGGAAGTGCCCGCGGACGTGTTGGGCAACGTGGCCGTGGGTTATAGAATCTCCTACACCCTCGCCTCTGGGATCTCCGGCGAGTACGCCGGCACTTTATACCTCGTCGCCACGCAGAGGCCCGCGCTGGCGTTAGAGGTATCCATTACGCCGGAGCGGCTCACGGCGGGGTCGCCGTTTTATCTAAACGTTAGGCTGTACAACTCGGGGGGAGTTGAGACCAGGGACGTCCGGCTCAACGTCTCGGGGCCGGTCAAAGTGGTGAGGGCGCCTTCTCCAATTGGGTCGGTGCCCCCGCAGAATAGCAGAGACGCCCTGTTTACTCTAATTGCCGACCAGCCCGGCGAGCAGGAGGTGAGGGTTGAGACGACGTACTGGGACAGGCTCGGCCGCCGATATACCGCGGAGAAAGTAGTGAAGATTTTTGTAAACGAGTCAGCAACGCCGGCAACAACAGCAACTGCCACTCCTAAAGAGGACAACGCCCCCTTAGTTTACACCGTGCTCGCCTTAATTGCCGTTGGTGTAGTGATAGTAATACTTGGCGTTAGACGGCATGTTAAGAGATCTAGTTAG
- a CDS encoding cyclase family protein: MYIDLTMALKSGMGVFPGSPKPAILNWTKYDVHGYYSNVLYFHEHTATHVDAPAHFIPGGKTLEEVEVSKFFGQFVALDFSHVSPRGVIKLREFEAALPRGVELGPGWVVLIKTGFDKYIGTEKWLEYPEISVELAERLAELGVNAVGLDSPSPDREPFDVHKVLLKREVLIFENLTNLDAVVGRRGQFVALPLKIAGGSGGPVRQWQLYEGTVDQRQPRGRF; the protein is encoded by the coding sequence ATGTATATAGACTTAACCATGGCGTTAAAAAGCGGCATGGGGGTATTCCCCGGGTCGCCCAAGCCGGCGATTTTGAACTGGACTAAATACGACGTCCACGGCTATTACAGCAACGTTTTATACTTCCACGAACACACCGCCACACATGTGGACGCCCCCGCCCACTTCATACCCGGGGGGAAGACTTTGGAGGAGGTGGAGGTCTCGAAATTCTTCGGCCAATTCGTCGCGTTAGACTTCTCCCACGTATCCCCGAGGGGGGTTATTAAGCTTAGGGAATTCGAAGCCGCCCTGCCGAGGGGCGTGGAGCTGGGGCCGGGCTGGGTGGTGTTAATTAAAACCGGTTTTGATAAGTATATCGGGACGGAGAAGTGGCTGGAGTACCCCGAGATTTCTGTTGAGCTGGCAGAGCGCCTGGCTGAGCTGGGGGTAAACGCCGTGGGCCTGGACTCCCCCAGCCCTGATAGAGAGCCTTTTGACGTGCATAAAGTGTTATTAAAGCGGGAGGTTTTGATATTTGAAAACCTCACTAATTTAGATGCCGTGGTGGGGAGGCGGGGGCAATTCGTTGCGCTTCCCTTGAAAATAGCCGGGGGGAGCGGAGGCCCCGTGAGGCAGTGGCAATTATATGAAGGCACCGTCGACCAGCGCCAACCTCGGGGCCGGTTTTGA
- a CDS encoding ABC transporter permease, with translation MLRDLVSLAWLSVREKVGRSALAAFGVFMAFLALTVALSIGETFRTAIVAAFQSLGLNTVWVLPQSGYLTDADVSVVKSLLPTATVIPITGDVGYLNLPDGTTVSVTVYYIPPELTEALVPRAALRSGQLYISGSLALFVSSIKMYGDMPLEPGTPVVFHGERSTVDFIVSGVVDLSGMPGPLAGASIYADKSLAPDSRYFMIYVVTDSPETAAAAVGKLRPYFPDAVIFSPQTLSQQLGQVISTAQLGLGALAGVSALVTALWLYDTMTISLLQRIKEIGIMRAVGFKRRHIMTLVITEALIVVTIGVLTATPLLFVISAVSIPVGPGIFLKLAIPPYIAVISAFIVVMANILGVLGPAYKASRVNIVEALRYE, from the coding sequence ATGTTAAGAGATCTAGTTAGTCTGGCTTGGCTTTCAGTCAGAGAGAAGGTCGGGAGATCTGCATTGGCGGCTTTTGGCGTTTTTATGGCCTTCCTCGCGCTGACAGTGGCCTTGTCAATAGGCGAAACTTTCAGAACAGCTATAGTCGCCGCTTTTCAAAGCCTTGGCTTAAATACAGTGTGGGTGTTGCCGCAAAGCGGATACCTCACGGACGCGGATGTCTCCGTGGTTAAATCCCTCCTGCCGACTGCCACAGTAATACCTATTACAGGTGATGTGGGATACTTGAATTTACCAGACGGGACTACAGTCAGCGTGACGGTGTACTACATCCCCCCTGAGCTCACAGAGGCGTTAGTGCCCAGAGCGGCTTTGAGGAGCGGCCAGCTTTACATATCCGGATCGCTGGCTCTCTTCGTCAGTTCTATAAAAATGTACGGCGATATGCCGCTAGAACCGGGGACGCCAGTTGTTTTTCACGGCGAGAGGAGTACAGTGGATTTCATTGTCTCGGGCGTAGTGGACTTGTCGGGCATGCCAGGGCCATTAGCCGGGGCCTCAATATATGCGGACAAATCCCTGGCGCCAGACAGCCGGTACTTCATGATCTACGTAGTGACTGACAGCCCCGAAACGGCTGCGGCCGCTGTGGGAAAGTTAAGGCCGTATTTTCCAGATGCCGTTATATTTTCCCCCCAGACACTGTCGCAACAACTAGGCCAAGTGATCTCTACGGCACAACTGGGCTTGGGGGCTCTAGCCGGAGTAAGCGCCTTAGTGACGGCGCTGTGGCTCTACGACACCATGACAATTTCACTACTGCAACGGATTAAGGAGATTGGAATTATGCGGGCAGTGGGGTTTAAACGGCGCCACATCATGACATTAGTAATAACAGAGGCGTTGATCGTGGTGACAATTGGCGTGCTCACAGCCACGCCGCTCCTTTTCGTAATATCTGCAGTGTCAATCCCCGTGGGCCCTGGGATATTCCTCAAATTGGCCATCCCCCCGTATATAGCCGTCATCTCCGCGTTTATTGTGGTGATGGCGAATATTCTGGGCGTGCTGGGGCCTGCTTATAAAGCAAGTAGAGTAAACATAGTGGAAGCCCTTAGATATGAATAG
- a CDS encoding glycosyltransferase family 2 protein, with protein sequence MGIDYVVFYLIPNIVGGFYMFIMALGAAKRPRSHAYPPVENYLVVVVTVGDERVMPALAETVAQLERLGLRYTVLSSRPLPIKNHIVVPKEEDGSKYRAILWFVKNYARNDMWYIFLDDDSYPLDTRFLRDIAYYGARGCVAGNGVLVPRPGRSALAYALDWIRYFHDLTTYRFSLEVLRRPIFGMHGELLIVRGDVLRSIWPAMGDTITEDFRFAMELLKRRYKTFQTSTRVSIKSPNSLRDFVRQRARWAAAISEAAKYKNAYYLILTASPIALFLSTPASWLYGFTIPLLISAVYASVYIYGSLKAKRYILDVWLASFLELMGLIIGAARKAKNFYVIDKR encoded by the coding sequence ATGGGAATTGACTACGTGGTGTTTTACCTCATACCCAATATAGTGGGCGGCTTTTATATGTTTATTATGGCGCTGGGGGCGGCCAAGAGGCCGAGAAGCCACGCCTATCCCCCCGTGGAGAACTACCTCGTCGTTGTAGTTACTGTGGGCGATGAGAGGGTAATGCCGGCTTTAGCGGAGACCGTGGCCCAGCTGGAGAGGCTGGGGCTGAGGTACACAGTGCTCTCCTCCCGCCCCCTCCCCATTAAAAACCACATAGTAGTGCCAAAAGAAGAGGACGGCTCTAAATACCGCGCAATTCTCTGGTTCGTTAAGAATTACGCCAGAAACGACATGTGGTATATCTTCCTTGACGACGACAGCTACCCATTAGATACCCGATTTTTACGCGATATTGCATATTACGGAGCCAGGGGATGCGTGGCTGGCAACGGCGTGTTAGTGCCGAGGCCCGGCCGCTCAGCCCTCGCATACGCCTTAGACTGGATTAGGTATTTCCACGACTTAACTACATACCGCTTTTCCCTCGAGGTGCTCAGAAGGCCTATATTCGGCATGCACGGGGAATTGTTAATAGTGAGGGGGGATGTGTTGAGGAGCATCTGGCCGGCTATGGGCGACACCATTACGGAGGATTTCCGCTTCGCCATGGAGCTCTTAAAGCGCAGGTACAAGACTTTTCAAACCTCCACAAGGGTCTCAATTAAAAGCCCCAACTCCCTGAGGGACTTCGTAAGACAGAGGGCCAGGTGGGCGGCGGCTATATCAGAGGCCGCCAAGTATAAAAACGCCTATTACTTAATCCTAACGGCCTCTCCCATCGCCCTCTTCCTCTCAACCCCGGCCAGCTGGCTATACGGCTTCACAATACCCCTCTTAATCTCCGCAGTCTACGCCTCGGTGTATATATACGGTAGCTTAAAGGCGAAAAGGTATATATTAGACGTGTGGCTAGCCTCATTTCTTGAATTAATGGGCTTAATAATCGGCGCCGCGAGAAAGGCGAAGAACTTCTACGTAATAGACAAGAGGTAG
- a CDS encoding nucleotidyltransferase domain-containing protein translates to MSRGFSERSEGAPPLSPEEIEEAVKIAMEAGAVAIYLFGSAARGKFVRGLSDIDLLVVTESPPPYRAKTKHIDAGDVNIIYMSIQEVCIAYMRGNSLVREALEEGKLVWGREVKCR, encoded by the coding sequence ATGTCAAGAGGATTCTCGGAGAGAAGTGAGGGGGCTCCCCCGCTCTCCCCAGAGGAAATAGAAGAGGCGGTTAAAATTGCCATGGAAGCTGGCGCCGTGGCGATTTACCTCTTCGGCTCGGCGGCCCGCGGCAAATTCGTTAGGGGGCTCAGCGACATTGACCTCCTAGTAGTAACGGAGTCCCCTCCTCCCTACAGGGCTAAGACGAAACATATAGACGCAGGGGATGTGAATATTATCTACATGTCTATACAAGAGGTATGCATAGCGTATATGCGGGGTAACAGCTTAGTGAGAGAGGCCCTTGAGGAGGGGAAGCTCGTCTGGGGGAGAGAAGTGAAGTGCAGGTAA
- a CDS encoding HEPN domain-containing protein, whose amino-acid sequence MSWEKWADWLEEAEDDFNAAADLARLGRYAKACFLSQQAAEKALKALLIAKAGRYERTHSVYALLLAAEKYGIPIPPELKEAGEELDRHYVLSRYPNAWPWGPPHVHYRQKDAESCLKNAKSVLEYVKRILGEK is encoded by the coding sequence GTGAGCTGGGAGAAGTGGGCTGACTGGCTGGAAGAGGCGGAGGACGACTTTAACGCAGCCGCCGACTTGGCCCGCCTGGGGAGGTACGCCAAGGCGTGTTTCCTGTCGCAACAAGCGGCTGAAAAGGCGCTAAAAGCCCTATTAATTGCAAAAGCGGGTAGATACGAGCGGACTCACAGCGTCTACGCCTTATTGCTGGCGGCGGAGAAATACGGCATACCCATTCCCCCGGAACTCAAAGAGGCGGGGGAGGAGCTAGATCGCCACTACGTCCTCAGCCGTTATCCCAACGCGTGGCCGTGGGGGCCGCCGCATGTCCACTACCGCCAGAAAGACGCAGAGAGCTGTTTAAAAAATGCTAAAAGTGTTTTAGAATATGTCAAGAGGATTCTCGGAGAGAAGTGA
- a CDS encoding ABC transporter, whose product MRTQIIPVLILAALVAAQQIYVPVLADLSHGEATKRLDFWVNSTVNPLAISDFAKLYILLPPGAQPDAVVSKLNATKMAVVLRGDLSTVDLSQFKVIILGQPPKPLTEAELAALKKWFDSGGKVLWCAADSDYPAQGSEESQVACNDIAEYLGAHIRVDYVSVEDPQHNAGAGYRVVGVIDPPPQLAFLGFMAQRVLFHGPGAIAVVLPNGTWVPATSPAVQKYYNNIFVIARTTPAGTIVESRTSADGKGRDGKAHTAGDKGVFALMALEFMPSGSVLILSGESPYGAYEPMVAPVYYGVALDGPRFFRNLMLWATGNYRELSTMVSQAQVISQIQNGLSSVASDLQAVKSDVAAVKNSLAGIQNDISALKARYHSWGQFRDRSAGCPARYPPSAKRWIS is encoded by the coding sequence ATGCGAACCCAAATAATACCCGTGTTAATCTTGGCGGCGCTCGTCGCCGCCCAGCAAATCTACGTCCCGGTTTTGGCAGATCTATCACACGGCGAGGCAACTAAAAGGCTTGATTTCTGGGTTAACTCCACAGTGAACCCGCTGGCAATATCTGACTTCGCGAAGCTGTATATACTCCTGCCGCCTGGCGCCCAGCCCGACGCCGTCGTCAGCAAGCTAAACGCCACTAAAATGGCCGTTGTGCTTAGAGGCGATTTGTCCACAGTAGATCTCTCCCAGTTTAAAGTAATTATCCTCGGCCAGCCGCCTAAGCCCCTCACAGAGGCTGAGCTCGCCGCATTGAAGAAGTGGTTTGACTCGGGAGGGAAAGTCTTGTGGTGCGCCGCCGACTCTGACTACCCGGCGCAGGGCTCTGAGGAGTCGCAAGTGGCGTGTAACGATATCGCAGAATACCTCGGGGCCCACATCCGCGTCGATTATGTCTCTGTGGAGGATCCCCAGCACAACGCCGGAGCAGGGTATAGAGTAGTGGGAGTAATCGACCCGCCGCCTCAACTGGCCTTTTTGGGCTTCATGGCGCAGAGGGTGCTCTTCCACGGGCCTGGGGCAATTGCAGTGGTCCTGCCCAACGGCACTTGGGTGCCGGCCACGAGTCCCGCCGTTCAGAAGTACTATAATAACATTTTCGTCATCGCCCGCACTACTCCGGCAGGGACTATAGTTGAGAGCAGGACTTCAGCTGACGGCAAGGGGCGCGACGGTAAGGCCCACACCGCTGGCGACAAGGGCGTATTCGCCTTAATGGCGCTGGAGTTTATGCCGAGCGGAAGCGTGTTAATACTCTCCGGCGAGTCGCCGTATGGCGCCTATGAGCCCATGGTAGCTCCAGTTTACTACGGCGTGGCGCTAGACGGGCCGAGGTTCTTCAGGAACTTAATGCTGTGGGCCACTGGGAATTACAGAGAGCTCTCCACAATGGTGTCGCAGGCGCAGGTAATATCGCAAATTCAAAACGGGCTGAGCTCCGTCGCCAGCGATTTACAAGCTGTTAAAAGCGACGTGGCCGCGGTGAAGAACAGCCTGGCCGGGATTCAAAACGACATCTCCGCGCTTAAAGCTCGGTATCACAGCTGGGGGCAGTTTCGGGACAGGTCAGCGGGCTGTCCGGCCAGATATCCGCCCTCAGCCAAAAGGTGGATCAGTTGA
- a CDS encoding metallophosphoesterase family protein — protein sequence MKNLFFLLLASSLLIAASIVDPRWGAPAYVTPGGVFNITLDAPVTISSVALAAPGLDKPIELSFKAYGNVIVAAVPANTPLGLYDIVINGGEAYEPKAVWVGNVTGPLRIIQFTDAHMGVELDMASVYRLIHAVLIANGGPYDVVFFTGDQADVGGQLWHHALFVKYASMITKPVFVIPGNHDHAGDDPLVNYKRFVGPPVWYRVVGPYLIIGLDSGANGYLRDEQVKFYEEVLRKYPDKVKIVLIHHPPFYLQNSYIVETYKGPQDVDRLSRDPTGRRPYYIVYTSYLQNRPAFEKFLNLTIRYRVSLVMAGHVHSGNSTIVINGTYFVTTRTLGGSIDTSHGFRSYVVYPDGRVEVGREVWTYKNFAVVTWGSKAAQIYADSNLLPQVISLDLPALYSGVKPLNGSAEVVKVEKHPLGKYVRYTIRITGKPLWIALGDYVLAPTVKVERVLPRNPLPGDVVTVVLRAEDPNAGVPFIVINGTRVLASYLEEQPSYIYKFKYTRPTALQIAVPGGQPITIQIGQQTPAPTTPSPSPTVTPTPTPTATPTPAPPPQTATPTPTQTPTPTASPPPVTTPTATPTPTATVTVAPSPAGIPIEVIVLIAIAAVGLAVIVASAGRRRQVTK from the coding sequence ATGAAAAACCTCTTTTTCCTCCTCCTGGCCTCCTCTTTACTCATAGCCGCCTCTATTGTCGACCCCAGGTGGGGCGCCCCGGCCTACGTAACCCCCGGTGGCGTTTTTAACATCACTCTGGACGCCCCGGTTACCATTTCCAGCGTGGCGCTGGCGGCGCCGGGCCTCGACAAGCCGATCGAGCTAAGCTTTAAGGCGTATGGCAACGTAATAGTCGCGGCGGTTCCCGCCAACACTCCGCTGGGGCTTTACGACATTGTGATTAACGGCGGCGAGGCGTACGAGCCAAAGGCTGTGTGGGTGGGCAACGTCACGGGACCGCTCCGGATTATACAATTTACAGATGCCCACATGGGCGTTGAGCTGGACATGGCCTCTGTATACCGCTTAATACACGCAGTGTTAATCGCAAACGGCGGGCCGTACGACGTAGTGTTCTTTACTGGCGATCAAGCCGACGTGGGGGGACAGCTGTGGCACCATGCGCTGTTTGTAAAATACGCCTCCATGATAACTAAGCCCGTATTTGTAATCCCGGGTAACCACGACCACGCTGGGGACGACCCCCTAGTAAATTACAAGCGCTTCGTCGGCCCGCCCGTTTGGTATAGAGTAGTAGGGCCTTATTTAATAATTGGGCTTGACAGCGGCGCCAACGGCTATTTAAGAGACGAGCAAGTGAAGTTCTACGAAGAGGTGCTGAGGAAGTACCCCGACAAGGTGAAAATAGTCCTCATACACCACCCGCCGTTCTACCTTCAAAACTCCTACATAGTGGAGACTTATAAAGGGCCGCAGGACGTTGATAGGCTTAGTAGAGATCCCACGGGAAGGAGGCCCTATTACATCGTCTACACAAGCTACTTGCAGAACAGGCCGGCGTTTGAGAAATTCCTCAACTTAACCATTAGGTACAGAGTGTCTCTCGTGATGGCCGGCCACGTACACAGCGGAAACTCCACTATTGTTATCAACGGGACTTACTTCGTCACAACCAGGACGCTGGGCGGCTCAATTGACACCTCACACGGGTTTAGGAGTTACGTCGTCTACCCAGACGGGCGCGTGGAGGTGGGGAGAGAAGTGTGGACATATAAAAACTTCGCCGTAGTGACGTGGGGGAGCAAGGCGGCTCAGATATACGCCGACAGCAATCTACTGCCGCAGGTAATATCTCTCGACCTCCCCGCCTTATACTCCGGCGTAAAGCCACTAAACGGAAGCGCCGAGGTGGTAAAAGTAGAGAAACACCCGCTGGGGAAGTACGTAAGGTATACAATTAGAATTACGGGCAAGCCCCTGTGGATTGCCCTAGGCGACTATGTCCTCGCCCCCACTGTAAAAGTAGAGAGAGTCCTCCCCAGAAACCCCTTGCCTGGCGACGTTGTGACCGTCGTTCTGAGGGCCGAGGATCCCAACGCGGGCGTGCCCTTTATTGTAATAAACGGGACGAGGGTGCTCGCCTCTTATCTAGAGGAGCAGCCCTCATATATTTACAAGTTCAAATACACGAGGCCCACAGCCCTGCAAATAGCCGTTCCCGGCGGCCAGCCAATCACAATTCAAATAGGCCAGCAGACGCCGGCGCCCACAACGCCAAGCCCCTCGCCGACTGTAACGCCTACACCGACGCCGACTGCGACGCCCACGCCGGCGCCGCCTCCGCAGACGGCAACTCCAACTCCCACTCAAACGCCGACGCCTACCGCAAGCCCGCCGCCCGTAACTACGCCGACTGCAACCCCCACGCCGACCGCCACAGTAACAGTTGCCCCGTCCCCCGCGGGCATCCCCATTGAGGTAATAGTGTTAATAGCAATTGCCGCCGTAGGCTTGGCCGTAATTGTCGCTTCGGCAGGTAGAAGACGGCAAGTGACGAAATAA